One genomic segment of Pseudonocardia sp. T1-2H includes these proteins:
- a CDS encoding NAD-dependent epimerase/dehydratase family protein: MRILVTGARGKVGAAAVHHLLRSGHEVTAVDAAAPVYERAREVRYIQADLSDAGHAAAVVPGHEAVIHAAAIPSPVKNPPHVIFRNNVMATYNTLEAAERCGVARFVHVSSETVPGFSYPTRYFHADYAPIDEEHRVAPQDSYALSKSVGEALMDAAVARSDMNGVSVRPTWVQWEGNIERNVGPIVRAAGADKSASFWSYVTVYDVADLLVLAATVDLPGHEVLYAAAADNANGLPLHDLVRRHFGDEVELRPVAREDASGISTAKAVRLLGWKPTRSWRDWLDDDGYLRPEVQERVDTGATGVQQGWATIS, translated from the coding sequence ATGCGAATTCTCGTTACCGGCGCCCGAGGCAAGGTCGGCGCCGCGGCGGTGCACCACCTTCTCCGCTCGGGACACGAGGTCACGGCCGTCGACGCCGCCGCGCCCGTCTACGAACGGGCCCGCGAGGTGCGCTACATCCAGGCCGACCTGTCCGACGCCGGGCACGCGGCGGCCGTGGTCCCCGGGCACGAGGCGGTGATCCACGCCGCGGCCATCCCCAGCCCGGTGAAGAACCCGCCGCACGTCATCTTCCGGAACAACGTGATGGCCACCTACAACACCCTCGAGGCGGCCGAGCGCTGCGGGGTCGCGCGGTTCGTGCACGTGTCCAGTGAGACCGTGCCCGGCTTCTCCTACCCGACCCGCTACTTCCACGCCGACTACGCCCCGATCGACGAGGAGCACCGGGTCGCCCCGCAGGACAGCTATGCGCTGTCCAAGAGCGTGGGCGAGGCGTTGATGGACGCCGCGGTGGCGCGCTCGGACATGAACGGGGTGTCCGTGCGTCCCACGTGGGTGCAGTGGGAGGGCAACATCGAGCGCAACGTGGGGCCGATCGTGCGGGCCGCGGGCGCGGACAAGAGCGCCTCGTTCTGGTCCTACGTCACGGTCTACGACGTCGCCGATCTGTTGGTGCTCGCCGCGACGGTGGACCTCCCGGGGCACGAGGTGCTCTACGCCGCGGCCGCGGACAACGCCAACGGGCTGCCCCTGCACGACCTGGTCCGCCGGCACTTCGGCGACGAGGTGGAGCTGCGGCCGGTAGCGCGCGAGGACGCGTCGGGCATCTCGACCGCGAAGGCCGTCCGGCTGCTGGGCTGGAAGCCGACGCGCAGCTGGCGGGACTGGCTCGACGACGACGGCTACCTGCGCCCGGAGGTGCAGGAGCGGGTCGACACCGGGGCCACGGGGGTTCAGCAGGGGTGGGCGACGATCTCCTAG
- a CDS encoding LLM class flavin-dependent oxidoreductase, with product MRVRVGVLLLSAQFPGQSHTQVLERTVASAVAAEAAGFDDVWVAEHHFMSYGVCPSALTLAGYLLAATTRVTVGTAICVLPTQHPVAVAEQALLLDQLSGGRLVLGVGRGGPWIDLRVFGGADDGAADPRAGFPEALDHVLTALAGRPVRGSGPGYRFPEVQVVPGPRGGKPPAVLVAATSAESVETAARRRLPVLLGMHADDREKARMVAEHRRLAGTAVGGHVSAHLAYVADTDGEAEAALRARLPLWLGPGLAGYRRADGAAHPTRDPDEYAAMLCRLHPVGSPETCRRRLVRTAATAGVEHAILMVEGHGDPARTLENIRRLGAEVLPALRVPPCSGGREHRARGDTAPSSGSSGPP from the coding sequence ATGCGGGTGCGGGTCGGGGTTCTCTTGTTGTCGGCGCAGTTCCCCGGGCAGAGCCACACGCAGGTGCTCGAGCGGACCGTCGCCTCCGCCGTCGCCGCCGAGGCCGCGGGGTTCGACGACGTCTGGGTCGCGGAACACCACTTCATGTCCTACGGGGTGTGCCCGTCCGCGCTCACCCTCGCCGGGTACCTCCTGGCGGCGACGACGCGCGTCACGGTGGGCACGGCGATCTGTGTCCTGCCGACCCAGCATCCCGTCGCCGTCGCCGAGCAGGCGCTGCTGCTCGACCAGCTCTCGGGCGGCCGGCTGGTCCTGGGCGTCGGCCGCGGCGGCCCGTGGATCGACCTGCGGGTGTTCGGCGGCGCCGACGACGGTGCGGCCGACCCGCGGGCCGGCTTCCCCGAGGCACTCGACCACGTGCTGACCGCGCTCGCCGGCCGCCCGGTTCGGGGGAGCGGCCCTGGCTACCGGTTCCCCGAGGTGCAGGTCGTGCCCGGGCCCCGGGGCGGGAAGCCGCCTGCCGTGCTCGTCGCCGCCACGTCCGCGGAGTCCGTCGAGACGGCCGCGCGCCGCCGCTTGCCGGTGCTGCTGGGCATGCACGCCGACGACCGGGAGAAGGCCCGCATGGTGGCCGAGCACCGGCGGCTCGCGGGGACCGCCGTCGGCGGGCACGTCAGCGCCCACCTCGCGTACGTCGCCGACACCGACGGCGAGGCGGAGGCGGCCTTGCGCGCCCGGCTCCCGCTGTGGCTGGGACCCGGCCTGGCCGGATACCGGCGCGCCGACGGGGCCGCCCACCCGACGCGGGATCCCGACGAGTACGCGGCAATGCTGTGCCGGCTGCACCCGGTCGGGTCGCCCGAGACATGCCGGCGGCGGCTGGTCCGCACCGCCGCGACGGCGGGTGTCGAGCACGCGATCCTGATGGTGGAGGGGCACGGGGACCCCGCCCGGACGCTCGAGAACATCCGGCGCCTCGGTGCCGAGGTGCTGCCGGCTCTGCGTGTGCCCCCGTGCAGCGGCGGCCGAGAGCACCGGGCTCGAGGCGACACGGCGCCTTCGTCCGGCTCGTCGGGGCCGCCGTGA
- a CDS encoding Na+/H+ antiporter, whose translation MPIQIFVVAMVLAGAVLLGRFVTGRTGIPDAAAYVLLGVAAGLLPGMAGVRLSPDLVLLLFLPPLIYYAAFFSDPRETIHNLVAVLGQAVGLVLVTAAAVAATLLAVFPDVGWAAAIAFGAAVAPPDPVAAGSVLQRLGAPRRLVTVLESEGLVNDGVALTLFAVAVASVGAPASAGDVLTHLVVEVGGGIGFGLLVGVLTAALRRRIRDSTSQVLLSLITPYLAFVPAQLVQSSGVLATVAAAVWLGTRGRGLVEPTSRLQTETFWRVLNTLLVALLFVLLGIQVPSIVAVVGYYPPGLLAVASGAVVVVAIGVRMAWVLLVPSLAGLLPVREELTSRMTFRERLVLGWCGPRGAVSLAVALSIPLVTPTGQEFPRRDLLLFLTVVVVLVTLVGQTVPLPFLLRRLQLRPDEREQTEGVRARRATVDAALRELDDVAARDEPDPPGAEALRQVLELRRDRLRDQLDPGSDRGRTTPDDDRDGDGDDPRPDRLDASDLRLRLVNVERDMLRTLHEKGEISRPTMVAISQELDLDETQLRRRR comes from the coding sequence GTGCCGATACAGATCTTCGTCGTGGCGATGGTGCTGGCGGGCGCTGTGCTGCTCGGACGCTTCGTGACGGGGCGTACCGGGATCCCGGACGCCGCCGCGTACGTGCTGCTGGGGGTGGCCGCCGGACTGCTCCCCGGCATGGCGGGGGTGCGGCTGTCGCCGGACCTGGTGCTGCTGCTGTTCCTCCCGCCGTTGATCTACTACGCGGCGTTCTTCAGCGATCCCCGGGAGACGATCCACAACCTCGTCGCCGTGCTCGGGCAGGCGGTGGGCCTCGTGCTCGTCACCGCGGCCGCGGTCGCGGCGACGTTGCTGGCGGTGTTCCCGGACGTCGGGTGGGCGGCGGCGATCGCCTTCGGGGCGGCGGTGGCACCGCCGGATCCCGTCGCGGCCGGCTCCGTGCTGCAGCGGCTCGGTGCGCCGAGACGCCTGGTCACGGTCCTGGAGTCGGAGGGACTGGTCAACGACGGCGTGGCGCTCACGCTGTTCGCCGTGGCCGTCGCGAGCGTCGGGGCACCGGCCTCGGCCGGCGACGTCCTGACGCACCTCGTGGTCGAGGTCGGCGGCGGGATCGGGTTCGGCCTGCTCGTCGGGGTGCTCACGGCCGCGTTGCGCCGGCGGATCCGGGACAGCACCAGCCAGGTGCTGTTGTCGCTGATCACCCCCTACCTCGCCTTCGTGCCGGCCCAGCTCGTGCAGTCCTCCGGCGTGCTGGCGACGGTCGCGGCGGCGGTGTGGCTCGGCACGCGTGGTCGCGGCCTGGTCGAGCCGACGTCGCGGCTGCAGACCGAGACGTTCTGGCGGGTGCTCAACACGCTGCTGGTCGCCTTGCTGTTCGTGCTGCTGGGGATCCAGGTCCCCTCGATCGTCGCCGTGGTCGGCTACTACCCGCCCGGGCTCCTGGCCGTGGCGTCCGGGGCCGTGGTCGTGGTCGCGATCGGGGTCCGGATGGCCTGGGTGCTGCTCGTCCCGTCGCTGGCGGGCCTGCTCCCGGTGCGGGAGGAGCTGACGTCGCGCATGACGTTCCGGGAACGGCTGGTGTTGGGCTGGTGCGGTCCCCGTGGCGCGGTCTCCCTCGCGGTCGCCCTCTCGATCCCGCTGGTCACCCCGACGGGACAGGAGTTCCCGCGGCGGGACCTGCTGCTGTTCCTGACGGTGGTCGTCGTCCTGGTCACCCTGGTCGGGCAGACCGTGCCGCTGCCCTTCCTGCTCCGGCGGCTGCAGCTGCGGCCCGACGAGCGCGAGCAGACGGAAGGGGTCCGGGCGCGGCGCGCCACGGTGGACGCGGCGCTACGCGAGCTCGACGACGTGGCCGCCCGGGACGAGCCGGACCCACCCGGGGCCGAGGCCCTGCGGCAGGTCCTCGAACTGCGCCGCGACCGCCTTCGGGACCAGCTCGACCCGGGCTCGGACCGCGGGCGCACGACGCCGGACGACGACCGCGACGGCGACGGCGACGACCCCCGGCCCGACCGCCTCGACGCGAGCGACCTGCGGCTCCGGCTCGTGAACGTCGAACGGGACATGCTGCGCACGCTGCACGAGAAGGGGGAGATCTCGCGGCCCACCATGGTCGCCATCAGCCAGGAACTGGATCTCGACGAGACCCAGCTGCGTCGGCGCCGCTGA
- a CDS encoding 2Fe-2S iron-sulfur cluster-binding protein, translating to MDSEVTLQVDGATHHVTIDTRTSLLDALRQRMGITSPKKGCDHGQCGACTVLVNSRRVLGCLALAVAYDGAVVTTADGLAPGGDDAHPVQQAFLDNDAFQCGYCTPGQVCSAVGVLDEIERGWPSAAAADVAADPELTDPEAMDREIAERMSGNLCRCGAYKGIRAAVGQVARAGGAVR from the coding sequence ATGGACTCCGAAGTGACCCTGCAGGTCGACGGTGCCACCCACCACGTCACGATCGACACCCGCACGTCCCTGCTCGACGCGCTGCGGCAGCGGATGGGGATCACCAGCCCCAAGAAGGGCTGCGACCACGGTCAGTGCGGTGCCTGCACCGTGCTCGTGAACAGCCGCCGCGTGCTCGGGTGCCTCGCGCTGGCCGTCGCCTACGACGGCGCCGTGGTCACCACCGCGGACGGGCTCGCCCCCGGTGGCGACGACGCGCATCCGGTCCAGCAGGCGTTCCTGGACAACGACGCGTTCCAGTGCGGCTACTGCACCCCCGGACAGGTGTGCTCGGCCGTCGGCGTGCTCGACGAGATCGAGCGCGGCTGGCCGAGCGCGGCCGCCGCGGACGTGGCGGCCGACCCGGAGCTCACCGACCCGGAGGCGATGGACAGGGAGATCGCGGAGCGGATGAGCGGCAACCTGTGCCGGTGCGGCGCCTACAAGGGCATCCGGGCCGCCGTGGGCCAGGTGGCGCGCGCCGGCGGGGCGGTCCGATGA
- a CDS encoding FAD binding domain-containing protein — translation MKPFAYEAPADAAAAVRSVAGRPDASFLAGGTNLVDHLRLGLIEPGLLVDVTSLTSAEITDREGGLRIGAAVRNSDLAADPRVRERFPVLAESLLAGASGQLRNMATTGGNPLQRTRCVYFQDVTTPCNKREPGSGCSAIGGSTRNHAILGASEHCIATQPSDMGVALAALDAEVQVLGPDGERTIPFTELHRLPGDTPERDTVLDHGELITAIDVPDLPIARRSHYRKVRDRASYAFALVSVAAALDVVDGEVRDVRIALGGVAHKPWRARRAEAALRGAPVSEQSYREAAEAELADARPQDGIDGGNGFKIPLVTGALVATLRDLAEEET, via the coding sequence ATGAAGCCCTTCGCCTACGAGGCCCCCGCCGACGCCGCGGCCGCCGTCCGGTCCGTCGCGGGCCGCCCGGACGCCTCCTTCCTGGCCGGCGGGACGAACCTCGTCGACCACCTGCGGCTGGGCCTGATCGAGCCCGGCCTGCTGGTCGACGTCACCTCTCTCACCTCGGCCGAGATCACCGACCGCGAGGGCGGGCTGCGGATCGGCGCGGCCGTGCGCAACTCCGACCTCGCGGCGGACCCGCGCGTCCGCGAGCGGTTCCCGGTGCTCGCCGAGTCCCTGCTCGCCGGCGCGTCCGGCCAGCTCCGCAACATGGCGACGACGGGCGGCAACCCGCTGCAGCGCACCCGCTGCGTCTACTTCCAGGACGTCACCACGCCCTGCAACAAGCGCGAGCCCGGCTCCGGCTGCTCGGCGATCGGCGGATCCACCCGCAACCACGCGATCCTGGGGGCCTCCGAGCACTGCATCGCCACCCAGCCGTCGGACATGGGGGTCGCGCTGGCCGCGCTCGACGCCGAGGTGCAGGTCCTCGGCCCGGACGGCGAGCGGACGATCCCGTTCACCGAGCTGCACCGCCTGCCCGGCGACACCCCGGAGCGGGACACCGTTCTCGACCACGGCGAGCTGATCACCGCCATCGACGTGCCGGACCTGCCGATCGCCCGCCGCTCGCACTACCGCAAGGTCCGGGACCGGGCGTCGTACGCGTTCGCCCTGGTCTCGGTGGCCGCGGCGCTCGACGTCGTCGACGGCGAGGTCCGGGACGTGCGGATCGCACTCGGCGGCGTCGCCCACAAGCCCTGGCGGGCCCGGCGGGCCGAGGCGGCGCTGCGCGGTGCGCCCGTGTCCGAGCAGTCCTACCGCGAAGCGGCCGAGGCGGAGCTCGCCGACGCCCGTCCCCAGGACGGCATCGACGGCGGCAACGGGTTCAAGATCCCGCTGGTGACCGGGGCGCTCGTCGCCACGCTGCGCGATCTCGCCGAGGAGGAGACCTGA
- a CDS encoding xanthine dehydrogenase family protein molybdopterin-binding subunit has protein sequence MTRTLEPRAMGQDLPRRDGPAKVHGVAIYADETPVENPLYCRVVQSTIARGRVRSVDTTEASTLDGVITVLTPGTAERLASTDDAELAVLQSDDVGFRGQIVAAVVAETFEIAREAAGLVRVEYDAADPDTRLSADRHDLYAPKKVNAGYPTDTDVGNVEDAMALAPVTVEQTYTTPMQHNNPLEPHATTALWDPSGAGFLTLWDSTQGVHPTRATVRGVLGLEEEQVRVVCPFVGGGFGSKGTAHASVVMAAMAARAVPGRPVRLALTRQQMFSLAGYRTPTIQRMQLAAERDGTLRAIAIDVVEQTSRIKEFAEQTGVPTRSMYAGASRRTTHRLAALDVPVPSWMRAPGECPGMFGPEVAMDELAHEVGLDPVELRLRNEPELDPESGKPFSSRNLVACLREGTERFGWAGRDLTPRARLEDGWWVGTGVAASVYPTMRQARSTAAVRFDGGRYIARIGAADLGTGAWTVLPQIAADALGVPVEDVDVLIGDTDFPVASVAGGSSGTATWGSALVEAAREFRDKFGRGAQDGDEVEAGVQPNPEAGSYTMSAYGAQFAEVRVHAYTGEVRVPRLLGVFAAGRILNPRLARSQLLGGMTMGLGMALHEESVLDPRFGHVVNHDLAEYHVPSNADVADLQAHWIDEHDPHVNAMGSKGVGEIGIVGTAAAVVNAAWHATGVRVRDLPVTLDRFLP, from the coding sequence ATGACCCGGACCCTGGAACCCCGGGCCATGGGACAGGACCTCCCGCGCCGGGACGGCCCGGCGAAGGTGCACGGCGTCGCGATCTACGCGGACGAGACACCCGTCGAGAACCCGCTGTACTGCCGCGTCGTGCAGTCGACGATCGCGCGGGGCCGGGTGCGTTCCGTGGACACCACCGAGGCGTCGACGCTGGACGGGGTGATCACCGTCCTCACCCCGGGTACCGCCGAGCGGCTGGCCTCCACCGACGATGCCGAGCTCGCCGTCCTGCAGTCCGACGACGTCGGGTTCCGCGGCCAGATCGTCGCCGCCGTCGTCGCGGAGACCTTCGAGATCGCGCGCGAGGCCGCGGGCCTCGTCCGGGTCGAGTACGACGCGGCGGACCCGGACACCCGGCTGTCCGCGGACCGCCACGACCTCTACGCCCCGAAGAAGGTGAACGCGGGCTACCCGACGGACACCGACGTGGGGAACGTGGAGGACGCGATGGCGTTGGCGCCGGTCACGGTCGAGCAGACGTACACGACCCCCATGCAGCACAACAACCCGCTGGAACCGCACGCGACGACGGCCCTGTGGGATCCCTCCGGCGCAGGCTTCCTGACCCTGTGGGACTCCACCCAGGGCGTGCACCCCACGCGGGCGACCGTGCGCGGGGTGCTGGGTCTGGAGGAGGAGCAGGTGCGGGTGGTGTGCCCCTTCGTGGGCGGCGGCTTCGGGTCCAAGGGCACCGCCCACGCGAGCGTGGTGATGGCGGCGATGGCGGCACGCGCCGTGCCCGGCCGCCCGGTGCGGCTGGCGCTGACCCGGCAGCAGATGTTCTCCCTCGCCGGCTACCGCACCCCGACGATCCAGCGGATGCAGCTGGCGGCCGAGCGCGACGGCACGTTGCGGGCCATCGCGATCGACGTCGTGGAGCAGACCTCGCGGATCAAGGAGTTCGCCGAGCAGACCGGCGTGCCCACCCGGAGCATGTACGCGGGGGCGAGCCGGCGGACGACCCACCGGCTCGCCGCGCTGGACGTCCCGGTGCCCTCCTGGATGCGCGCGCCGGGCGAGTGCCCGGGCATGTTCGGTCCCGAGGTCGCGATGGACGAGCTCGCGCACGAGGTCGGTCTCGACCCCGTGGAGCTCCGGCTCCGGAACGAACCGGAGCTCGACCCGGAATCCGGGAAGCCGTTCTCCTCCCGCAACCTGGTCGCCTGCCTGCGCGAGGGCACCGAGCGGTTCGGGTGGGCCGGGCGTGACCTCACGCCGCGCGCGCGCCTCGAGGACGGCTGGTGGGTCGGCACCGGGGTGGCCGCCTCGGTGTACCCCACGATGCGCCAGGCCCGGTCCACCGCGGCCGTGCGGTTCGACGGCGGCCGCTACATCGCACGGATCGGGGCCGCGGACCTCGGCACGGGGGCCTGGACCGTCCTGCCCCAGATCGCGGCGGACGCGCTCGGGGTGCCGGTCGAGGACGTCGACGTGCTGATCGGGGACACCGACTTCCCGGTCGCCTCGGTGGCCGGCGGCTCCTCCGGCACGGCGACGTGGGGGTCCGCGCTGGTCGAGGCGGCGCGCGAGTTCCGGGACAAGTTCGGCCGCGGCGCGCAGGACGGCGACGAGGTCGAGGCCGGCGTACAGCCGAACCCCGAGGCGGGCAGCTACACGATGTCCGCCTACGGCGCGCAGTTCGCCGAGGTGCGCGTGCACGCCTACACCGGCGAGGTGCGCGTGCCCCGGCTGCTCGGCGTGTTCGCCGCGGGCCGGATCCTCAACCCGCGGCTGGCCCGCTCGCAGCTCCTCGGCGGGATGACCATGGGGCTGGGCATGGCGCTGCACGAGGAGAGCGTGCTCGACCCGCGCTTCGGCCACGTCGTGAACCACGACCTCGCCGAGTACCACGTGCCGTCGAACGCGGACGTCGCCGACCTGCAGGCCCACTGGATCGACGAGCACGACCCGCACGTGAACGCGATGGGTTCGAAGGGGGTCGGCGAGATCGGCATCGTCGGGACGGCGGCGGCCGTGGTGAACGCCGCCTGGCACGCCACCGGGGTGCGGGTGCGGGATCTCCCGGTCACGTTGGACCGGTTCCTGCCCTGA
- a CDS encoding DUF899 domain-containing protein, with amino-acid sequence MKTPPIVPLREWEAARRQLLVKEKEITRARDALAAERRRMPWLAVEKEYEFDGPEGRSTLLDLFEGRRQLIVYRAFFEPGVFGWPDHACQGCSLVADQVAHVAHLNARDTTLAFVSRAPQPDIERVKARMGWTMPWFTMTDDFDTDFGVDEWHGTNAFLRDGGRVFRTYFVNNRGDEALGSTWSYLDLTALGRQEEWEDSPEGYPRTPPYEWWNWHDEYGAAEPPPGRLTTLAEAAGPS; translated from the coding sequence ATGAAGACACCCCCGATCGTTCCGCTGCGGGAGTGGGAGGCCGCGCGCCGGCAGCTGCTCGTGAAGGAGAAGGAGATCACCCGCGCCCGTGATGCCCTGGCCGCGGAGCGTCGGCGGATGCCCTGGCTGGCTGTCGAGAAGGAGTACGAGTTCGACGGACCCGAGGGGAGGTCGACACTGCTCGACCTGTTCGAGGGGCGCCGTCAGCTGATCGTCTACCGCGCATTCTTCGAGCCCGGTGTGTTCGGCTGGCCCGATCATGCCTGCCAGGGCTGTTCACTGGTGGCCGATCAGGTCGCCCACGTCGCCCATCTGAATGCCCGTGACACCACGCTCGCCTTCGTCTCGCGCGCGCCACAGCCGGACATCGAGCGGGTGAAGGCGCGGATGGGCTGGACGATGCCGTGGTTCACCATGACCGACGATTTCGACACCGACTTCGGGGTGGACGAGTGGCACGGCACGAACGCGTTCCTCCGCGACGGCGGCCGCGTGTTCCGCACCTACTTCGTCAACAACCGTGGCGACGAGGCGTTGGGGAGCACCTGGAGTTACCTCGACCTGACCGCGCTCGGGCGGCAGGAGGAGTGGGAGGACTCGCCCGAGGGCTATCCCCGGACGCCGCCGTACGAGTGGTGGAACTGGCACGACGAATACGGCGCCGCCGAGCCGCCTCCGGGGCGGCTCACCACGCTCGCCGAGGCGGCGGGTCCGTCGTAG
- a CDS encoding ArsR/SmtB family transcription factor translates to MPPDIEATAEQVFVALADPSRRAILAALASGGPATATALAGRLPITRQAIAKHLALLAEAGLVTAEPGERRRVRYRLRSAPMQVAQQFLAALARDWDGPLDALQDHLDR, encoded by the coding sequence ATGCCGCCTGACATCGAGGCGACCGCCGAACAGGTCTTCGTCGCCCTGGCCGACCCGAGCCGGCGCGCCATCCTGGCCGCGCTGGCGTCGGGCGGTCCCGCCACGGCCACGGCCCTGGCCGGTCGGCTGCCGATCACGCGGCAGGCGATCGCCAAGCATCTGGCCCTGCTTGCCGAGGCCGGCCTGGTGACGGCCGAGCCGGGGGAGCGGCGCCGGGTGCGGTACCGGCTCCGCTCCGCCCCGATGCAGGTGGCGCAGCAGTTCCTGGCCGCGCTGGCCCGCGACTGGGACGGTCCGCTCGACGCGTTGCAGGACCACCTCGATCGGTAG
- a CDS encoding SRPBCC domain-containing protein: MGFPDRLERVVEIGHPPARVWAALTTAEGLGTWFGNQATIDLRPGGAAQMTWTGGHKADMRIERVEEPTVFGFTWQIYGLPEGDPRRTYVEFTLEPAGAGTRLTVVETGFAQLPEDAHGKAYGGNTEGWASELGELVDYLDAA, translated from the coding sequence ATGGGATTCCCCGATCGCCTCGAGCGGGTCGTCGAGATCGGCCATCCGCCGGCCAGGGTGTGGGCTGCGCTCACCACGGCCGAGGGCCTGGGCACCTGGTTCGGCAACCAGGCGACGATCGACCTGCGCCCGGGCGGGGCGGCCCAGATGACCTGGACCGGCGGCCACAAGGCCGACATGCGCATCGAGCGCGTCGAGGAGCCGACGGTGTTCGGCTTCACCTGGCAGATCTACGGGCTGCCCGAGGGCGACCCGCGCCGCACCTACGTCGAGTTCACGCTCGAACCGGCCGGTGCGGGCACGCGGCTGACCGTCGTCGAGACCGGCTTCGCCCAGCTGCCGGAGGACGCCCACGGCAAGGCGTACGGCGGCAACACCGAGGGCTGGGCGAGCGAGCTGGGCGAGCTGGTCGACTACCTCGATGCCGCCTGA
- the mgrA gene encoding L-glyceraldehyde 3-phosphate reductase, which yields MSYLAAPDRYDSPTSVPFRRCGRSGLDLPAISLGLWHNFGDDMPLDTQRAILRRAFDRGVTHFDLANNYGPPYGSAERNFGTLFAQDFRPYRDELVLSTKAGYDMWPGPYGQGGGSRKYLLASLDQSLDRMGVDYVDIFYSHRYDPTTPLEETMGALDTAVRSGRALYAGISSYSAERTREAAAILKELGTPLLIHQPSYSMLNRWIEEDLLDVLGDTGVGCIAFSPLAQGMLTSKYLDGVPAGSRAAQGKSLSPDLLTEKSLAHVRALDAMAKDRGQTLAQMALAWALRDPRVTSVLIGASSVAQLDDSLGALENPTFDDAELARIDEHAVDAGINLWAASAER from the coding sequence GTGAGCTACCTCGCCGCGCCCGACCGTTACGACTCGCCGACCTCGGTCCCCTTCCGCCGCTGCGGCCGCAGCGGACTGGACCTGCCCGCGATCTCCCTCGGGCTGTGGCACAACTTCGGCGACGACATGCCGCTGGACACCCAGCGCGCGATCCTGCGGCGCGCGTTCGACCGCGGCGTCACGCACTTCGACCTCGCCAACAACTACGGCCCGCCCTACGGCAGCGCCGAGCGCAACTTCGGCACACTGTTCGCCCAGGACTTCCGGCCGTACCGGGACGAGCTCGTCCTCTCCACCAAGGCCGGCTACGACATGTGGCCCGGTCCGTACGGCCAGGGCGGCGGTTCACGGAAGTACCTGCTCGCGAGCCTCGACCAGTCGCTCGACCGGATGGGCGTCGACTACGTCGACATCTTCTACAGCCACCGCTACGACCCCACCACGCCGCTCGAGGAGACGATGGGGGCGCTCGACACCGCGGTCCGCTCCGGCCGCGCGCTCTACGCCGGCATCTCCTCCTACAGCGCCGAGCGCACCCGCGAGGCCGCCGCGATCCTGAAGGAGCTCGGGACGCCGCTGCTGATCCACCAGCCGTCGTACTCGATGCTCAACCGCTGGATCGAGGAGGACCTGCTCGACGTCCTGGGCGACACCGGCGTCGGCTGCATCGCCTTCTCCCCGCTCGCGCAGGGCATGCTGACCTCGAAGTACCTCGACGGCGTCCCGGCGGGCTCCCGCGCGGCCCAGGGCAAGTCACTGTCCCCCGACCTGCTCACCGAGAAGTCGCTCGCGCACGTCCGCGCGCTCGACGCGATGGCGAAGGACCGCGGCCAGACGCTCGCGCAGATGGCGCTGGCCTGGGCGCTGCGGGACCCGCGGGTCACGTCGGTCCTCATCGGCGCCAGCAGCGTCGCGCAGCTCGACGACAGCCTCGGCGCCCTCGAGAATCCCACTTTCGACGACGCCGAGCTCGCGCGGATCGACGAGCACGCGGTGGACGCGGGGATCAACCTCTGGGCGGCGTCCGCGGAGCGCTGA